One stretch of Lacimicrobium alkaliphilum DNA includes these proteins:
- a CDS encoding PilC/PilY family type IV pilus protein, whose product MYIRRAFVSFTACLLSAMISLTAMGDDLEIYLGAGNNQVSFNPNVLFIMDTSGSMGSKDGTTTNRMTKVQEGLKSVLSSVTNINAGLMRFSDFGGPVLYPVRNIDEPVEPEFITSIAQPADDGHEKSGVVSLYTNNLKLVEGTDTVTSGLRFSDINIPQGATITSASIRFTSAQLSTGAVSINLAAEKAAQAAEFDNGANNLSSRTKTLNSIQWDTDNDWPATGELINTPDISAVIQEIVDQPEWCGGNDLNMLITGEGSSGASSRLIRANDQGEGQSAQLVVTYDKLSATGCISGQSIYQVSSQGNNSEEKHNGYDSTLTELTFNDYYNAYIGMRFENIIIPQGAEIEEAYLEFTAYQHRTGWGASFNIAAANVDDAEDYSPHQRYMLKDVAKTDSVNWNNIPAWYKNNDYQSPSLKSVIQQVIDRDGWQAGNAMALIVSDITGNRGAYSYDGKPSGAPRLVIKYRGDATPESVSTVRDHLINKVDELSANGLTPIVDTLYEAVNYYGGLPVDYGLTRGTGSVSSSVRRATRVSHRLSYAGADAVLPPGCTEDDPTNYNCINEYIPSGATYLSPITDLQCQTNNHIVLLSDGEANNNHSVSEIQALLGETCMDASGGEKCGIDLVKNISKTGDSVIDARIITHTIGFAANAQANNYLNQLALNGGGGFYQADNAENLIEAFQSILKTVKDVNATFVSPGVAVNQLNRLTHKDELYFALFKPAEGAIWPGNLKKYKISGDTILDKNGNDAVDDGSGFFHDNAHSYWSIMADGNDVREGGAASQLDLLRNIHFFNSTGSIVNDSNKLHENNDDITVANLGIPEQADEDVLRSQVLKWARGVDVFDNDNDGDTTDVRLQMGDPIHSQPVIVNYSATDSAILVATNQGFLHSFDAETGEENFAITPKELLTNLYDFYQDNSSFNHIYGLDGDLVLRNKGNQKILYVGMRRGGNNYYAFDITNKTSPSLLFKIEGGSTGFEQLGQSWSRPTLTKVNIGGSTKNVLIFGGGYDEDQDNKVNRAPDVTGNAVFMVDADTGALLWRAGKTGADLNLSQMQYSIPARISVIDRENDGIADHMYVADTGGQLFRLDIHNGESVSDLVSGGLLASFSADDSAADNRRFYYGPDVSEVSLANEHYYAVALGSGYRAHPLNTEIQDNFYMIKDSGVFQIDQDGNYSLPETAYTASDLYDATAHLLTSSDADQQQLEAAAFAEKHGWMIQLGSGGEKVLASPLILNYRIFFTTYLPASASDSICAPPTGNSRAYLVELVNGNAVTDLNQNGEKEHVDRHADLKQTGIAPDTKILIEDIVNPVVCLGTECTSAVKDPNQECGTDFECLAENIYGRFERVQRSSWKTESEREQ is encoded by the coding sequence ATGTATATCCGTAGAGCGTTTGTTTCCTTTACTGCCTGTTTGCTCAGCGCAATGATTAGCCTGACTGCAATGGGCGATGATCTGGAGATTTATCTGGGAGCGGGTAATAATCAGGTTAGTTTCAATCCTAACGTGCTGTTTATTATGGATACTTCCGGCAGTATGGGGAGTAAGGATGGCACCACCACTAACAGGATGACGAAAGTGCAGGAAGGACTGAAATCGGTGCTTTCTTCTGTCACAAACATCAATGCAGGCCTGATGCGCTTCTCCGATTTTGGCGGTCCTGTCTTATATCCGGTCCGTAATATCGATGAACCTGTGGAGCCGGAATTCATCACATCCATCGCTCAGCCGGCAGATGATGGTCACGAAAAAAGTGGCGTGGTCAGCCTTTATACTAATAACCTGAAGCTGGTGGAAGGAACTGACACGGTCACATCAGGCCTGAGATTTTCGGATATTAATATACCTCAGGGCGCCACAATCACTTCGGCATCTATTCGCTTTACTTCGGCACAGCTAAGTACCGGGGCGGTTTCTATTAACCTGGCCGCTGAAAAGGCAGCTCAGGCTGCAGAATTTGACAACGGCGCTAACAATCTGAGCAGCAGGACGAAAACCCTCAACAGTATCCAGTGGGATACTGATAACGACTGGCCCGCCACGGGAGAGCTTATCAATACGCCTGACATCAGTGCGGTAATACAGGAAATTGTCGATCAACCTGAATGGTGTGGCGGCAATGATCTGAATATGCTGATAACAGGTGAGGGTAGCAGTGGGGCCAGCTCCAGGCTGATCAGGGCCAATGACCAAGGGGAGGGGCAGTCCGCGCAGCTCGTGGTAACCTATGACAAGCTCAGTGCCACAGGTTGTATTTCCGGCCAGTCTATCTATCAGGTCAGCTCGCAGGGCAATAATAGCGAAGAGAAGCACAATGGCTATGATTCCACTCTTACGGAACTGACTTTTAATGACTATTACAATGCCTACATTGGCATGCGATTTGAGAATATCATTATCCCTCAGGGAGCGGAAATAGAAGAGGCATACCTTGAGTTTACTGCTTATCAGCATCGTACTGGCTGGGGGGCATCTTTTAATATTGCCGCTGCTAATGTTGATGACGCTGAAGACTATAGTCCGCATCAACGTTACATGCTAAAAGATGTTGCTAAGACTGACAGTGTTAATTGGAACAATATTCCCGCCTGGTACAAGAACAACGATTACCAGAGTCCGTCTCTGAAAAGCGTGATTCAGCAGGTGATTGACAGGGATGGCTGGCAGGCGGGCAACGCGATGGCGTTAATTGTTTCTGATATAACGGGTAACAGAGGAGCCTACAGTTATGACGGCAAGCCTTCAGGTGCCCCTCGCCTGGTCATAAAATACAGAGGTGATGCAACTCCTGAATCCGTATCGACAGTGCGTGATCACCTGATCAATAAAGTGGATGAGCTGTCAGCCAATGGTCTCACGCCCATTGTCGATACATTATACGAAGCCGTTAATTATTATGGTGGCTTACCGGTGGATTATGGTCTGACCAGAGGGACTGGCTCTGTCAGCAGTTCGGTCAGAAGAGCAACCAGGGTGAGCCACAGATTGTCTTACGCCGGTGCAGATGCTGTATTGCCCCCAGGTTGTACGGAGGATGATCCGACCAATTACAACTGCATCAATGAGTACATTCCTTCTGGTGCCACGTACCTGTCACCAATCACTGATCTGCAATGCCAGACCAATAATCATATTGTTCTATTGTCTGATGGTGAGGCCAATAATAACCACAGTGTCAGTGAAATCCAGGCGTTGCTGGGTGAAACCTGCATGGATGCCAGTGGTGGAGAAAAATGCGGTATCGATCTGGTGAAAAATATCAGCAAAACGGGCGATTCAGTGATTGATGCCAGAATTATTACGCACACCATAGGATTCGCTGCTAATGCACAAGCCAATAACTACCTTAATCAGCTGGCGCTAAATGGTGGTGGCGGATTTTATCAGGCAGATAATGCGGAAAACCTGATTGAGGCGTTTCAGAGCATTCTGAAAACAGTAAAAGATGTGAATGCGACATTTGTTTCCCCCGGTGTCGCGGTCAACCAGTTAAATCGTTTGACGCATAAGGATGAACTGTACTTTGCCTTGTTCAAGCCTGCTGAAGGGGCGATCTGGCCCGGCAACCTGAAAAAGTACAAGATTAGCGGAGATACCATTCTTGATAAAAACGGTAATGACGCAGTGGATGACGGTAGTGGCTTTTTCCACGACAACGCTCATAGCTACTGGTCTATCATGGCTGACGGCAATGATGTGCGTGAAGGTGGCGCTGCCAGCCAGCTTGATTTACTCAGGAATATCCACTTTTTCAATAGTACCGGCAGTATCGTCAATGACAGCAACAAATTACATGAAAACAATGATGATATTACGGTTGCTAACCTGGGTATCCCTGAACAGGCTGATGAAGACGTCCTGCGCTCACAGGTGCTGAAATGGGCCAGAGGCGTTGATGTATTTGATAATGACAATGATGGTGATACAACCGATGTGCGCTTACAGATGGGGGATCCCATTCATTCTCAACCTGTGATTGTCAATTATTCAGCTACCGACAGTGCTATATTGGTGGCAACCAACCAGGGATTTCTGCATTCATTTGATGCTGAAACAGGTGAGGAAAACTTTGCTATCACCCCCAAGGAACTGCTGACTAACCTGTATGACTTTTACCAGGATAACTCCAGCTTTAACCATATATATGGTCTGGACGGAGATCTGGTGTTACGCAACAAGGGCAACCAGAAGATCCTTTATGTGGGCATGCGCCGTGGTGGTAATAATTACTATGCGTTTGATATTACTAATAAAACCTCTCCTTCTTTATTGTTTAAAATTGAGGGGGGGAGTACCGGATTCGAGCAACTGGGACAAAGCTGGTCGCGGCCTACACTGACCAAGGTGAATATCGGTGGCAGCACAAAAAATGTACTCATATTTGGCGGTGGCTATGATGAAGATCAGGACAACAAGGTTAACCGGGCACCGGATGTTACTGGTAATGCTGTATTTATGGTTGATGCTGATACCGGAGCATTGTTGTGGCGCGCGGGTAAGACCGGCGCTGATTTAAATCTGTCGCAGATGCAATACAGCATTCCGGCACGTATTTCGGTAATAGATCGTGAAAACGACGGTATCGCAGATCATATGTACGTGGCGGATACCGGTGGTCAGTTATTCCGGCTGGATATTCATAACGGTGAATCGGTTTCCGATCTGGTTAGCGGTGGTCTGCTGGCCTCATTCTCAGCCGATGACAGTGCCGCGGACAATCGTCGTTTCTATTATGGTCCGGATGTTTCTGAAGTTAGCCTGGCCAATGAGCATTACTATGCCGTTGCCCTTGGTTCAGGGTATCGGGCTCATCCACTGAACACGGAAATTCAGGATAATTTCTATATGATCAAGGATTCTGGGGTATTCCAGATTGATCAGGACGGCAATTACAGTTTGCCGGAGACAGCTTATACAGCGAGTGATCTTTATGATGCAACGGCCCATCTGCTGACCAGCAGTGATGCTGACCAGCAACAACTGGAAGCGGCAGCCTTTGCAGAAAAACATGGCTGGATGATTCAGTTGGGTAGCGGTGGCGAAAAAGTACTGGCGTCACCGCTGATCCTTAATTACCGTATCTTCTTCACCACCTACTTGCCGGCGTCAGCCAGCGACAGCATTTGCGCACCGCCAACGGGTAACAGCCGTGCTTATCTGGTTGAGCTGGTGAATGGTAACGCGGTGACAGATCTGAACCAAAATGGTGAAAAAGAGCATGTTGACCGTCATGCAGATTTAAAGCAGACAGGGATTGCGCCGGATACCAAGATTCTGATTGAGGACATCGTCAATCCGGTTGTATGTCTGGGGACGGAATGTACCTCTGCGGTAAAGGATCCTAATCAGGAATGTGGGACTGATTTTGAGTGTCTGGCTGAGAATATTTATGGCCGCTTCGAGCGGGTGCAAAGAAGCAGCTGGAAAACGGAGAGCGAACGTGAGCAATAA
- a CDS encoding PilX N-terminal domain-containing pilus assembly protein, protein MKQQQGLVLVLALLVLMSLTILGVSSVSSSLMQSKMSQSMERQLLAFDAAEAAIAGVIFESEDTAVLTDDNLMDPLSEARQDDAIDLENESLSCFEQVEWTSRQLTQAGLTAGTLHQAAGDYYTSPKTASWSRTAFVREQACLGSSNVIGGSNISCHVFLIRGCGKLEDQSLAVANTQKAAVFAPASGNQ, encoded by the coding sequence ATGAAACAGCAGCAAGGTTTAGTTCTGGTATTAGCACTGCTGGTCCTGATGAGTCTGACCATTCTTGGTGTCTCTTCAGTCAGCAGCAGTCTGATGCAAAGTAAAATGTCCCAGTCGATGGAGCGTCAGCTACTGGCGTTCGACGCTGCCGAGGCAGCTATTGCTGGCGTGATTTTTGAGTCCGAAGACACAGCCGTACTGACTGATGACAACCTTATGGATCCTTTATCAGAAGCCCGTCAGGATGATGCTATTGATCTGGAAAATGAGTCGCTGAGTTGTTTTGAACAGGTTGAGTGGACATCCAGACAATTAACTCAGGCAGGTCTGACTGCAGGAACATTGCATCAGGCGGCTGGCGACTATTACACCAGCCCCAAAACGGCCAGTTGGTCGCGTACAGCATTTGTGCGTGAACAAGCCTGTCTGGGGTCCAGCAATGTTATCGGTGGCAGCAATATCAGTTGCCATGTATTTCTTATCCGTGGTTGCGGAAAGTTGGAAGATCAGTCTCTGGCTGTGGCCAATACACAAAAAGCGGCCGTATTTGCGCCAGCATCGGGTAACCAGTAG